A segment of the Macrobrachium rosenbergii isolate ZJJX-2024 chromosome 8, ASM4041242v1, whole genome shotgun sequence genome:
atacacatacacacacacacacacacacacacacacatatatatatatatatatatatatatatatatatatatatatatatatatatatatatatatatatatatatatatatatatatatatatatatgtgtgtgtgtgtgtgtgtgtgtgtgtgtgtatatatatatatatatatatatatatatatatatatatatatatatatatatatatatatatatatatatatatatatatatatatatatatatatatatatatatatatatatatatatatatatatatatatatatatatatatatatatatatatatatatatatatatatatatatatatatatatatatatatattgttgtaattttaaagctggggtctcgctagattaatggggtatactaggatgatacgcaactcaccttaattaccacaaaaatttggactctggccttgaggagagctaaaattacacaataaaatatggatgaaggcctacttcaagaaggGAGTGAtcagataaactctggggtttaacttaattcattatatttgcaaaagtaaacacatcagaagaatggtagcgtaattctggtgtaataaggcGAGAGCAAATGATGGGGAACTTCCTGAAGGGAATACAATGGGTTTCCCGCTTCAAAGGGCGTTGAAAATGAGGTAGTGGgggccactacgcacacaagatgatacgcagatccacagctgaatactcctaatctgcagTAGAAACTCTCAtagttactcaaccgaaactagcaccgtaatgaaggaatcaaggaattgcatagatgcctagactgaactcgataccagtgactcgaatatcatacgattacgttaaacttctcgtaaatgctttgtaaattaagtagcacaaaatataaaaagcaatgcaGGTCTCATTGTAGGTATATCACACtatgcaaagaaaagaaatttgttgaAGGTGAATGGGGAACGTGgctgacaaaaaaccttaaatcctggtactttacctttcttaggagctgaagttctcttttATGAGGGCCCAGCAAAAGTTAGGGCAAGTGAATTAAGTCACAACCTTTTGGTCCACAGTGGTATTGTGCATGTCTCCTTTCTTCTCAACATTTACATCCAAGAAGGGAAATCAGCTTTCAACACCATATTTAATAGTGAAGTTTAGGCTAAagttcctcttcaaggcatactgtaggtGGGTGGCTTGTTTGTCAGTATCGATATATTGAATATGGTGTAGAAGGCCAACTTCCCTTCTAGGAGACAGGTGTAATACTACTGTGTACCAAAAGGCAACTAATGTGAGTCAGTGCCTTAATGCCCACGGGGAGTGGGGAATGCCTTGACACTTACAAACGCTCTGTGGTAGCCACATACATGAGACATGTAATTATGCCCCGTTCTACATGGAAAGGTACTCATGCAAAACTTGAACATGTTAGGCAGCTCCTAAGTGATAACATATACAACAGTAATTTAATAGAAAGTTACAAACAAAAACAGTTGGATGTATATGCCAGCACATCAGTAATGATGCCTAACTTACAGAAAAACATCATACTGTATTACAAAGCCATAtgtcacagccagttcaaggaagAGGTCAAGGCCTTGAAGAGAATAATAGACAGCAGTACAACACCTACGAATCCTGATGAGAGGATTTCCTTACATGACTACTCTACTGCTGCCTGAACCTAGTAAGCACACTCGTAATGCAAAATAGCCCAGCCCCCACTAAAGAGATCTGGGAGTTGACCAAtatagtatacaaatttaaatgtaccaaaggatatgtcaagccctcagcaattactacataaGTCGCACCAATACCACTCTGTGTAAGCACATGCAAGCTCACctcaaccaaggggcaatatttcaacactacgtGGGCAACCACCACCATAAGCTAACAGCAAAAGAATCATTAGAATGAACAGAGAAAGAGCATAAGAAGCCCAGTTCCACAAATTGCAAATAACataaactgtatgtataaatCTCCAGCGGCCTGctttaaatatacagaggaacacgtACTTCATCCTCCCATCTTCAAAGAGACCACAGGACATCCATGAGAATCCAAAGGGAGACATAAGTGACAAAACATCCCTGGACACAGCTACCAACtacaaagcaaatcaagactatcggccaTTATTGCCCACACCCTTAGATGCAAGCCTTAGCATGGGATGTATCCTACAGAGTGCctggaatgcccatgctgccgaCCAGACGGTCTGTAAGAGAATGAGACCCACCGACCagtagaaattcagcaccccaatgatgcaataataaaaaccatGTATGTggatttataatccagtcctgatgaagccGCCCGAGAGAAGTGGGGAAATGGTCCAtcaactagaaaaagaaaaagtaaatgcaaagaaaccataatgaattttccttattcctaagatgcttgccaaaagagaaaaagaagttatAGACTGATTCAGCGTCTTGAGAAGAAGATAGTATCTGGGACAATGCCATCAACTTCAATAGAAGTTGCATAAGAGAGAACATATGccaaaatagcatatatatatatatatatatatatatatatatatatatatatatatatatatatatatatatatatatatatatatatatatatatatatatatatatatatatatatatatatatatatatatatatatatatatatattgtcaagtatttacattcctccctcttagccagcaaaaaataatttgatttctaattaaaagagcttctcatttgaatgttaagCCAGCCAACATGGCGGGACAAGGTAGGGTGAtgcttgttttgaaccaagaaatCAGTCCTCTCCACACCTGACTGGATATCAGGACAATAGCCCCCTCTTCATGCCCCCTtgctaaagaacactcctagatttcccccaccccccttttggGGTAGCAAGAACAGTCGTTTTAGGAAAAGTTATGATCATCAGAGGCGTAGGACTCTCGAAGGGAAGGCTGCTAACTTAAGCTTTAGGTCCTTAGTTATAAGGCTACTTTCCCTGTGACACTTTTACTGGCCtaagacttgctttcagatgtgcCCAGCtcgcgtgcatacacacacacaccaagcgCCCACGAAGACAACACGAGAGGGCAAACAGAGACACTCTGGTTTTCGTGGGGAGAAGTAGAGCATTTTTCCTCTCAATCTGGACTGGCAGCAAATGATGCTCATTCTGCAATTCGACGTCTTATACAGGACCCCCTATAAGCCTGAGTAGGTGGTCTAAGTAGCAATCTTTCACCAGTATCCCTCTActcattctagtgaaattctttcctttattctccaagatttttgccatttcatttccacttctgaCCTTTCCCTTTGTTCACAAAGACCAGCCGCCCCCCCACAAAAACCATTCCTTGAATTGCCTTGTGTTTAAGCAAAGCATCAAGAACCTTAACAATCTACTCCCTCCTTAGTGTTAATTCGGGCCAATTAAGCTATTAATCaaatcctccatggtgcattgtttgGTAACAAGGGAGAACTGATTTTGTGTATAAGTGcatgctaattctggaattcttttccaggagATTGAATATCCTGGTCCAGTTCGCTAGCCTatgcctcaaatcatcttaaaagtactgccattacaATAGACATAAACTTCCCCTAGTACGCAGTCTGGAAAGCCATAGCCTGTTCCTCTACCTTTCATTGCCTGCAAGAGAGCCCAATCATTCAAGACAAACTCAGTTCATCAGCAGCTGAGAATTATTGCAcagttcaaatttgcatttttgtttatctgagtttacttgctgtatcatcagtcTTTCAGATTACACCCttggttgtttttctgtaaataaattcaatttaacataAACTGCTAATCATTTAACATGGTGACCTTCACATTACTCCTTAAATAATGGTACTGccaaggtaagttacccattttttccctttccttttgtcACAGGTTGGTATTCTCGGTTGGCCTTAAggcagtaatttaatataaatccccctttcatccctccaacgaGACTCAATCTGCGAAAGTGATGACCTAATGCTCAGGATGCTATACAATAGCCATAACTAGCTTCTCTAATGGCTAAAAAATAGGAAGGTCGAACCAGGaatacaataattaatttaacGTAATTAATTCCATTATTTTACAAAGGCACAAAGGAGACTGGAAACAGGGAACAGACAGGTAAAGaggttattatcattaagttttataatattaaggatacgtagggttaaataagaaaagtgatattaatgtttctttaaagaaaaatgcaacGAATCTCTTTTCATTAGAGTTCATTTATAACACGGGTGAAAGCAGCCAATCTTAAGTTAGTGATAGGGTAGCATTAGCGGAAATTTTCATCCACAAACTTTCGAGTGTAGGGAATAGTTATGTTGCCAGACGAATGAGTAAATAGGAGTTAGGAAGTGTTTACTAGGGAATTATTGCATCCGTTAGCGAGAACAagttagctaggagtttattcaagaacagttacGGCTGAGAAACTGTACAATTTTTCTGTCTTTGATATAGGACCTTGAATGCATGAATAGTTAAAACATGTGTAGCGGTCTCTGCCATCCTGACGCCGGGCGAGCAAGCAAACGTTCTTTTCAAGTTGACGCATGCGCGAATTGTTTCCAGTATCGTAACAATGAAACATtccaagcgtagttatttaacAACCCTCCCAGTGTATATTCagcaaagtaaagtaaagacattgctgatgtttaacGTTAAACCATTCACTTTATCATTCGAAACCTGCATTTAGCGAAGAGAGTAGAgttttcttttctccctctctcttccacacttcccattctctgttggCACGACAAAGTAAGTCAGCTCACTCAGCTGTTCTCACACACGCGACTCGATCCCACATCTTTTGTTCACGCTGAACGaagtttcatcacttttcaaCCTTAACGTAAAACCTTCACGAAGacttgaatatctttgaaataatctGAAACCTTACTTACTATGACCTGCCATGGCAAGAGCGAAtcagtaaaattacataaataccgAGATTCCATTTTCGAAAATCGCTTAGCATAATTTTGCAATTGTAATTTATCTTAAAACAAAATTAGAGTAACTTAATTCATAACAAGTACGTTCCCTTACACTACgctctccaagagagagagagaggttttcttttgatgttttgttttccttccttttagcaTAACAAGGGGAATTACACAAATTTATCCACGAGTTGGAAAAACAACCCACAAATTATAACagccaattacaaagaattttcttttgtttaactaATCTTCGAACTTCGAAGATCCAACCTCATTATTACTCTTTATACCCAGTGCGCGAAACTTCATTAGCGCTCTCACCCACGAATAATATCGCATACCTGCTTTTCCATATCATGCTTCAGCCAATATAAATTCTCGTACGCCACCGAGCACACAGACAACTATTTACTTACACATTTATCAACTGCCATGTGCGAGTGGGTACGTCATTCAAGACTTGCTTATGCCGCAAGTGCCAAATTGCATATTGAGTGCAACCCTATATCCTCCCtctcctcatgtcagggagaaggcttcctttccctGTGTCAGGAAGCAAtctctagttcttagaactagctaCCCACGAGTGACACGCCCTAGGGTCCCCTTCCCAcggtgccactaatctgaggcactgccaaccaagccaattaccgaagcacttatctttctcctttccctttcctttctcacttACTTTCTGCCAGAGTCTCTCCTTTCCATCTTACTCCTTGATTACCTTTTGCCTCAGGCAgaatgccatttccttcagtaCCGTTCCATGCACTGACATTTTATCTTGCTCCACAGAGCGCACTGGCACAATAGTGCCACCAAACCCAAGTAGTTAaccataagccactgcacctgtacctaagCTACAAGAGTGCCACCAACAgtgcatctgcccataaggaccatagagccttcaggatcactcccatttcccaagtgcatctgcccataaaggatattataccttcaggatcacttcattaCCTACTAGCGTATCCCCCCATAAAGGACTCAGGCTTCCTTAGGAACGCTCCTTCaatgtgaccttcgcacggcacactcaaccacagtgccacctcattgaaaaggtgccacaccacttaAGTGCTACCAGTTTACGGGACACTTCCCACAATCATCACAAACCTTTCCTCCAAGATCGCCCAGTCAACTCAATTAgctgcccttccccaccagcaacACGGCAACCAAGGAGTACAAATCCTTCATGGATCTAGGGAAGGAGGCTGGTCTCACGGGACCCGCACTCACCAAGTGGATCAAAGAACAGCTAGCCGAACGAAGGCAGCacgaagaagaacagagacagcAAGATGAAGACAGAGCAGAGAGGAGAAGACAGCACAAGTTAGCCCTCAAAGAAAGCGAGCAAGCGCTCAAGGCAAGCGAGCTGGTGCTCAAAGACAAGGAGATTGAGTTGGAAAGAGCGAGGAAGGAGAGCACAAAAGCCATAGCatcccaacaagcctccaaccccattcctgctgcaccaaatgctccgctCTCAAGccttaattccctagtccccaagtggactgaggaagagccagaagaaAGGCTGGAAGAGGTCGAGGCACTCTTCGATAATTTCAACACCACTGAGGCCGAGAGGGACCTTAGTGCTGACCAAACACCTGGAAGGAAAAGCGAAGGCAGCCCTCCACTCGCTGGAGCAGAATCAACAAGGAGACATGGCCGCAGTCCATAAGGTAATAGCCAAGGCATATGAAATAACCCCTGAGAAATGGAGACAACTGTTCTGAGGACTGGCCAAGGAtgccggctggtcctggacagaatgggcctgtcacaagactcaggctggaaCCCGCTGGGTCGACTCCCTGAAATGCACGACTTTTGAAGACCTATTCAATAGGGCCATGCTGGAAgatcttttccagtgtgtgcctgggcctttggctgtgtatctcagtgataagcagccacccactctcaaggaagcctgctgcTTGGCCGATGGCTGGGAAACATTTAATGTCTCCCACAGCACTTTTCAACGCCTAAAAGTGCCATCCAGATGCTTCTCAGGCTCATCGCGCCCAAAGAATGGACCACCTAGCAAACTTACAtgcaccatctgcaagaagtaCAGTCATGCTGAAGCCAAGTGCCGCTACAAGGCAGACACCAACCAAcagcagcctaccaataaccgccactcctcctctccttctaacTCCGCACTGCCTTCCCAGCAGACCGTCACTGCAgggagatcatcctatcccagtggaccctgccgagactgtgaGACTCCAGGACACTCTTCTGTTGGGTATCCTGGCTGCCCAAAACATATGGTCTCTCCCAGGCAtgtcaacctgatcagtgccacagcctccttggctGTGCCGCCCTACAGGTCTCATCCTGAGTAGGTCTGGACTCAGTCCATCTCCGTGGCccctctggatggctctagcccaccagtgcacctaccaactactgccgacactggctcagatattagcctgattgatcggGCCAAAGTACCAGCCAGTGCCACCACAGACAAGCAAACCAGGTGGACGGTAACCTGGGTAGATGAATAATCCTTGACCGTTCCCACAgttgaactcagggtgatcaccccttggagcaccGAAATTTGCCACCTTGGCTTGGTGAAATGTATTCGGCACGGAGTGGAATTCTTGCTAGgacaagacatcctctggggatgtcccacaccctcgccactctgttgcctgactgcctctgccagtgaggccatgccaaaacttcctgagcgggacacagcctctgtgacagctgtgccactgtCAGCCCAACCTTCCATTCGCCCAAGAGCGAACCAGACCCACAAGCATctaaactattccaggcctagtccaTGAAGCTCACAACCGGACAGCCACCAAAAAActcctccctcaccacgaagggaTATTACTAAATGCTGCTGCAGGACCAACAACATAAGAGGTCACTCCGAAAGgtggtcaaagtgccccagcaagctagccgcagCAGCCACCATTTCCACAACCAGCCCAAGATGCTCGGCCCTctccccaagacaggaatctctgtcgccTATCACTCcaggtacaccgaggggttttgcacccccggGTCCCTCTTCAGCCTCGTCTGAatccaattcgctgccagtgccacttgcgagcactggtcaatGCCAAGCTCCACCTATCTCGGCCGGAATCTCCATACCCaccttaacccttagtggacggattgagcttg
Coding sequences within it:
- the LOC136841035 gene encoding arginine and glutamate-rich protein 1-B-like; the protein is MDLGKEAGLTGPALTKWIKEQLAERRQHEEEQRQQDEDRAERRRQHKLALKESEQALKASELVLKDKEIELERARKESTKAIASQQASNPIPAAPNAPLSSLNSLVPKWTEEEPEERLEEVEALFDNFNTTEAERDLSADQTPGRKSEGSPPLAGAESTRRHGRSP